One segment of Bradyrhizobium sp. CB2312 DNA contains the following:
- a CDS encoding NnrU family protein: protein MGLLVMILGLVLFFAAHVFTTKREARGQAIARLGEGTYKLLYSVVSLAGLALIIWGFAHYRSSGWIDVWYPPKALKHITLALMLPAVILVVASYLRGRIYATLKHPMLAGIKLWAAAHLLANGDLGSIILFGSFLGWAVYDRISLKHRKDAGGPPIPVGGVTNDLIAVAVGIVAYLALAFAFHPVVIGVPVMGI, encoded by the coding sequence GTGGGTCTGCTGGTCATGATCCTGGGGCTGGTGCTGTTTTTCGCGGCCCATGTTTTCACCACGAAACGTGAGGCACGCGGGCAGGCCATCGCGCGGCTGGGCGAGGGGACCTACAAGCTCCTCTACTCCGTCGTTTCGCTTGCGGGGCTGGCGCTGATCATCTGGGGCTTTGCCCATTATCGCAGTTCCGGCTGGATCGATGTCTGGTATCCGCCGAAGGCGCTCAAGCACATTACCCTGGCGCTGATGCTTCCCGCGGTCATCCTGGTGGTCGCCTCCTACCTGCGCGGCCGCATCTATGCGACGTTGAAGCATCCGATGCTGGCCGGCATCAAGCTCTGGGCGGCGGCGCATCTGCTCGCCAACGGCGATCTCGGCTCCATCATCCTGTTCGGCTCGTTCCTGGGCTGGGCGGTGTATGACCGCATCTCGCTCAAGCATCGCAAGGACGCCGGCGGGCCGCCGATCCCGGTGGGCGGCGTCACCAACGATCTGATCGCGGTCGCCGTCGGCATCGTTGCGTATCTGGCGCTGGCCTTTGCGTTCCATCCTGTCGTGATCGGCGTTCCCGTCATGGGCATCTAG
- a CDS encoding peptide chain release factor 3 codes for MSDIATTTAESPARSPLASEVARRRTFAIISHPDAGKTTLTEKLLLFGGAINLAGQVKAKGERRNTRSDWMKIERERGISVVTSVMTFEFEGLVFNLLDTPGHEDFSEDTYRTLTAVDSAVMVIDAAKGIEARTRKLFEVCRLRDIPIITFINKMDRESRDVFELLDEIEKTLALDTTPMTWPVGRGRDFLGTYDVINGGVRLLEGGGAKTGAVQQIEIAELAKLNANLDASAVKDELELVTEASKPFELDAFREGHLTPVYFGSALRNFGVGDLLEGLGRFAPEPRAQDSDQRKVEATDPRMSAFVFKIQANMDPNHRDRIAFARLCSGKLSRGMKAKLVRTGKSMPLSSPQFFFAQDRSVADEAFAGDVVGIPNHGTLRIGDTLTEGEDFNFVGVPSFAPEIVRRVRLTDAMKAKKLKEALQQMSEEGVVQVFRPRDGAPALVGVVGALQLDVLKARLEAEYSLPVEFEVSEFQLARWVSSEDRKKLDTFIAANTSSIADDVDGDPVYLARNEFYLGYTRERAEGIEFTNVKDVKKKG; via the coding sequence ATGTCCGACATCGCCACCACCACAGCCGAATCGCCGGCCCGTTCCCCGCTTGCCTCTGAGGTGGCGCGACGACGGACCTTTGCGATCATCTCCCACCCCGACGCCGGCAAGACCACGCTGACCGAAAAGCTCCTGCTGTTCGGCGGCGCCATCAACCTCGCCGGCCAGGTCAAGGCCAAGGGCGAGCGGCGCAACACGCGTTCGGACTGGATGAAGATCGAGCGCGAGCGCGGCATCTCGGTCGTGACCTCGGTGATGACCTTCGAGTTCGAGGGCCTCGTGTTCAACCTCCTGGACACGCCGGGCCACGAGGACTTTTCGGAAGACACCTATCGCACGCTGACGGCCGTCGACTCCGCCGTCATGGTGATCGACGCCGCCAAGGGCATCGAGGCGCGCACCCGCAAGCTGTTCGAGGTGTGCCGGTTGCGCGACATCCCGATCATCACCTTCATCAACAAGATGGACCGTGAGAGCCGGGACGTGTTCGAGCTGCTCGACGAGATCGAAAAGACCCTGGCGCTCGACACCACGCCAATGACCTGGCCGGTTGGCCGCGGCCGCGACTTCCTTGGCACCTACGACGTCATTAACGGCGGTGTCCGCCTGCTCGAAGGCGGCGGTGCCAAGACCGGCGCCGTGCAGCAGATCGAGATCGCCGAGCTCGCCAAGCTCAACGCCAATCTCGACGCCTCTGCTGTGAAGGACGAACTCGAGCTCGTCACCGAAGCTTCAAAACCATTCGAGCTCGACGCGTTTCGCGAAGGGCATCTAACGCCGGTCTATTTCGGCAGCGCGCTGCGCAATTTCGGCGTCGGCGACCTCCTGGAAGGTCTCGGCAGGTTCGCGCCCGAGCCGCGCGCGCAGGACAGCGACCAGCGCAAGGTCGAGGCCACCGATCCGCGCATGAGCGCCTTCGTGTTCAAGATCCAGGCCAACATGGATCCGAACCACCGCGACCGCATTGCCTTCGCGCGCCTGTGCTCCGGCAAGCTCAGCCGTGGCATGAAGGCGAAGCTGGTGCGCACCGGCAAGAGCATGCCGCTGTCGAGCCCGCAATTCTTCTTCGCGCAGGACCGCTCGGTGGCGGACGAGGCCTTTGCCGGCGATGTCGTCGGCATCCCCAATCACGGCACGCTCCGCATCGGCGACACGCTGACCGAAGGCGAGGATTTCAACTTTGTCGGCGTGCCGAGCTTTGCGCCGGAAATCGTTCGCCGCGTCCGGCTCACCGACGCCATGAAGGCGAAGAAGCTGAAGGAAGCGCTTCAGCAGATGTCGGAAGAGGGCGTGGTCCAGGTGTTCCGGCCGCGCGACGGCGCGCCCGCACTGGTCGGCGTGGTCGGCGCACTTCAGCTCGACGTGCTGAAGGCGCGCCTCGAAGCCGAATATTCGCTGCCGGTCGAATTCGAGGTCAGCGAGTTCCAGCTCGCGCGCTGGGTTTCCTCCGAGGACCGCAAGAAGCTCGACACCTTCATCGCCGCCAACACCTCCAGCATTGCCGACGATGTCGACGGCGATCCCGTGTACCTGGCGCGGAACGAGTTCTATCTCGGCTACACCAGGGAGCGCGCCGAGGGCATCGAGTTCACCAACGTCAAGGACGTCAAGAAGAAAGGGTAG
- the sugE gene encoding quaternary ammonium compound efflux SMR transporter SugE: MAWSILFVAGLLEITWAIGLKYTEGFSRLVPSVVTLAAMAGSVILLGFALKSLPVGTAYAVWTGIGAVGTATLGIFLFGEPATAFRLASIGLIVAGIVGLKLVT; this comes from the coding sequence ATGGCCTGGAGCATCCTGTTCGTCGCCGGTCTTCTCGAGATCACCTGGGCGATCGGGCTGAAATACACCGAGGGTTTCAGCAGGCTTGTTCCGTCCGTCGTCACGCTCGCGGCCATGGCCGGCAGCGTCATTCTGCTGGGATTTGCCCTCAAATCCCTGCCCGTCGGGACCGCCTATGCGGTCTGGACCGGGATCGGCGCGGTCGGCACCGCCACGCTCGGCATCTTCCTGTTTGGCGAGCCCGCCACCGCCTTCCGCCTCGCCAGCATCGGGCTGATCGTTGCCGGCATCGTCGGCCTGAAGCTCGTCACCTGA
- a CDS encoding inorganic phosphate transporter, producing the protein MDAVLGLPVLVGLIAVALLFDFLNGLHDAANSIATIVSTRVLRPQFAVFWAAFFNFVAFMVFGLHVAQTIGTGIIDPSIVDAQVIFAALIGAIIWNLVTWALGIPSSSSHALIGGLVGGGMAKAGISAAVWSGLSKTVLAIVLSPLVGFLLAMLLVAIVSWLSVRSTPFAVDRAFRILQFASASLYSLGHGGNDAQKTMGIIAVLLYSQGHLGSEFSVPFWVVLSCQAAMALGTLMGGWRIVRTMGLRITKLTPMQGFCAETGGAATLFMATFLGVPVSTTHTITGAIVGVGAARRVSAVRWNVASSIVYAWVITIPASAIVAALTWWAVQLFR; encoded by the coding sequence GTGGATGCCGTGTTGGGTCTTCCCGTCCTGGTCGGACTGATCGCCGTCGCGCTGCTGTTCGACTTCCTGAACGGCCTGCACGACGCCGCCAATTCGATCGCGACCATCGTGTCGACCCGCGTGCTGCGGCCGCAATTCGCGGTGTTCTGGGCCGCGTTCTTCAATTTCGTCGCCTTCATGGTGTTCGGCCTGCACGTCGCCCAGACCATCGGAACCGGCATCATCGATCCCTCGATCGTCGATGCCCAGGTGATCTTCGCCGCTCTCATCGGCGCCATCATCTGGAACCTCGTGACCTGGGCGCTGGGCATCCCGTCCTCCTCGTCGCATGCGCTGATCGGCGGCCTCGTCGGCGGCGGCATGGCCAAGGCCGGGATTTCGGCGGCGGTGTGGAGCGGTCTGTCGAAGACGGTGCTGGCGATCGTGCTGTCGCCGCTGGTCGGCTTCCTGCTGGCGATGCTGCTGGTGGCGATCGTGTCCTGGCTCTCGGTGCGCTCGACGCCGTTCGCGGTCGATCGCGCGTTCCGCATCCTGCAATTCGCCTCCGCCTCGCTCTATTCGCTCGGCCATGGCGGCAATGATGCGCAGAAGACCATGGGCATCATCGCCGTGCTGCTCTATTCGCAAGGCCATCTCGGCAGCGAATTCTCGGTGCCCTTCTGGGTGGTGCTGTCGTGCCAGGCGGCGATGGCGCTGGGGACGCTGATGGGGGGCTGGCGCATCGTCCGCACCATGGGCCTGCGCATCACCAAACTGACGCCGATGCAGGGCTTTTGCGCCGAGACCGGCGGTGCCGCGACCCTGTTCATGGCGACGTTCCTCGGCGTTCCCGTCTCGACCACCCACACCATCACTGGCGCCATCGTCGGCGTCGGCGCAGCCCGCCGGGTTTCGGCGGTGCGCTGGAACGTCGCAAGCTCGATCGTCTATGCCTGGGTGATCACGATCCCGGCCTCGGCGATCGTGGCTGCGCTGACCTGGTGGGCAGTCCAGCTCTTCAGGTGA
- a CDS encoding DUF47 domain-containing protein: MMRWFRALLPREERFFELFDRHAQTVIQGAVALQGVLNGGEETPVYCQRVNQFENEADNITREVLTAVRRTFITPFDRGDIKNLITSMDDAIDQMQQTAKAVMLFEVRTFEPPMREIGGLLIECANLVGRALPLLQSIGPNVAMLTAITEELTKLEGRVDDLHDIGLKELFLKHRDGNAMDFIVGVEIYDHLEKVADRFDDVANEINSIVIEQV; encoded by the coding sequence ATGATGCGTTGGTTTCGCGCTCTGCTTCCCAGGGAAGAGCGCTTTTTCGAACTGTTCGACCGCCATGCCCAGACCGTGATTCAGGGCGCCGTTGCACTCCAGGGCGTGCTCAATGGCGGCGAGGAGACGCCGGTCTATTGCCAGCGCGTCAACCAGTTCGAGAACGAGGCCGACAACATCACCCGCGAGGTGCTGACGGCGGTGCGACGCACTTTCATCACGCCGTTCGATCGCGGCGACATCAAGAACCTCATCACCTCGATGGACGACGCCATCGACCAGATGCAGCAGACCGCCAAGGCCGTGATGCTGTTCGAGGTCCGCACGTTCGAGCCGCCGATGCGCGAGATCGGCGGGCTCCTGATCGAGTGCGCCAATCTGGTCGGACGCGCATTGCCGCTGTTGCAATCGATCGGACCGAACGTCGCGATGCTGACCGCCATCACGGAGGAACTGACCAAGCTCGAGGGGCGCGTCGACGACCTCCATGACATCGGGCTGAAGGAATTGTTCCTCAAGCATCGCGATGGCAACGCGATGGATTTCATCGTCGGCGTCGAGATCTACGACCATCTGGAGAAAGTGGCCGACCGCTTTGACGACGTCGCGAACGAGATCAACAGCATCGTCATCGAGCAGGTCTAG
- a CDS encoding branched-chain amino acid ABC transporter permease — translation MTALTDDTLPVTPRAMRDEMIVFVLMALLLASVPFTGVYPFFVMQALCFALLACAFNLLIGYGGLLSFGHAMFMGTAGYCSAHALKVWALPPELGILVGVAAAFALSIITGYISIRRQGIYFSMITLALSQLLYFIYLQAPFTHGEDGIQGIPQGRMFGVLDLSKPTVLYYVVLVGFLAGFLLIYRIINSPFGEVLKSIRENEPRAISLGYRTDQYKFLAFVLSGTLAGFAGALKVFVAQNASLTDVHWTMSGEVVLMTLVGGLGTIFGPVVGAFAIIAMQQYLAGFGQWVTVIQGSIFVVCVLTFRRGVIGEIAHYFRRSL, via the coding sequence ATGACAGCCTTGACGGACGACACGCTGCCGGTAACCCCGCGTGCGATGCGCGACGAGATGATCGTATTCGTGCTGATGGCGCTGCTGCTGGCGTCGGTGCCCTTCACGGGGGTCTATCCGTTCTTCGTGATGCAGGCGCTGTGCTTCGCGCTGCTGGCCTGCGCCTTCAACCTGCTGATCGGTTACGGCGGACTGCTGTCGTTCGGTCACGCGATGTTTATGGGCACCGCCGGTTATTGCAGCGCTCACGCGCTGAAAGTATGGGCGCTGCCGCCGGAGCTCGGCATTCTCGTCGGTGTCGCCGCGGCTTTCGCGCTCTCGATCATCACCGGCTACATCTCGATCCGCCGCCAGGGCATCTATTTCTCGATGATCACCCTGGCGCTCTCGCAGCTCTTGTACTTCATCTATCTCCAGGCGCCGTTCACCCATGGTGAGGACGGCATCCAGGGCATTCCGCAGGGACGCATGTTCGGCGTGCTCGATCTGTCGAAGCCGACCGTGCTCTATTACGTCGTGCTGGTCGGCTTCCTCGCCGGCTTCCTGCTGATCTACCGCATCATCAACTCGCCGTTCGGCGAGGTGTTGAAGTCGATCCGCGAGAACGAGCCGCGCGCGATCTCGCTCGGCTATCGCACCGACCAGTACAAGTTCCTGGCGTTCGTGCTGTCGGGGACGCTGGCGGGCTTTGCCGGTGCGCTGAAGGTGTTCGTGGCGCAGAACGCCTCACTCACCGACGTGCACTGGACGATGTCGGGCGAGGTCGTGCTGATGACGCTGGTTGGCGGTCTCGGCACCATCTTCGGCCCGGTGGTTGGTGCCTTCGCCATCATCGCCATGCAGCAATACCTGGCGGGCTTCGGCCAGTGGGTGACGGTGATTCAGGGCTCGATTTTCGTGGTCTGCGTGCTCACCTTCCGCCGCGGCGTCATTGGCGAAATCGCCCATTACTTCCGGCGCTCGCTCTAA
- a CDS encoding branched-chain amino acid ABC transporter permease, translating to MQALYAQLLVGLINGSFYALLSLGLAVIFGMLNIINFAHGALYMMGAFVAYFLLNLGGINYWWALLLAPIIVGIFGMILERTMLQWLTGLDHLYGLLLTFGIALIVQGVFQNYFGSSGLPYAIPDQLKGGMNLGFMFLPVYRGWVVIFSLVVCLATWFLIEKTRLGAYLRAATENPTLVRAFGINVPRMITLTYGLGVGLAALAGVLSAPINQVRPLMGADLIIVVFAVVVIGGMGSIMGSIITGFALGVIEGLTKYFYPEASNTVVFVLMVLVLLVKPTGLTGRAA from the coding sequence ATGCAGGCTCTTTACGCTCAGCTACTGGTGGGACTGATCAACGGCTCGTTCTACGCGCTGCTCAGTCTCGGGCTTGCCGTGATCTTCGGCATGCTCAACATCATCAATTTCGCCCATGGCGCGCTCTACATGATGGGCGCCTTCGTCGCCTATTTCCTGCTCAACCTCGGCGGCATCAATTACTGGTGGGCGTTGCTGCTGGCCCCCATCATCGTCGGCATCTTCGGCATGATCCTGGAACGGACCATGCTGCAATGGCTGACCGGGCTCGATCACCTCTACGGCCTGCTCCTCACCTTCGGCATCGCGCTGATCGTGCAGGGCGTGTTCCAGAACTATTTCGGCTCCTCCGGCCTGCCTTACGCCATTCCGGACCAGCTCAAGGGCGGCATGAATCTCGGCTTCATGTTCTTGCCCGTCTATCGCGGCTGGGTGGTCATTTTCTCGCTGGTGGTGTGTCTGGCGACCTGGTTCCTGATCGAGAAGACGCGGCTCGGCGCCTACCTGCGCGCCGCCACCGAGAATCCGACGCTGGTACGCGCTTTCGGCATCAACGTTCCGCGCATGATCACGCTGACCTATGGTCTCGGCGTCGGCCTTGCCGCGCTCGCCGGCGTGCTTTCGGCGCCGATCAACCAGGTGCGGCCGCTGATGGGCGCCGACCTCATCATCGTCGTGTTCGCGGTGGTCGTGATCGGCGGCATGGGATCGATCATGGGCTCCATCATCACCGGCTTTGCGCTCGGTGTGATCGAGGGGCTGACCAAATATTTCTACCCCGAGGCGTCCAACACCGTCGTGTTCGTGCTGATGGTGCTGGTGCTCTTGGTGAAGCCAACGGGATTGACGGGAAGGGCGGCCTGA
- a CDS encoding ABC transporter substrate-binding protein, translated as MKTRSIASLLLTTALTFAATGVAFAQDKTVKIGALSDQSGLYADLGGPGSTLAAQMAVEDSGLAAKGWKIDIISGDHQNKPDIGTAIARQWFDVDKVDVIVDVPNSGVALAVNNVIKEKNGVYINSGAATSDLTNAQCSPNTVHWTYDTYMLAHTTGQALVKAGGDSWFFLTADYAFGAALERDTTAVVTANGGKVVGGVKHPLNTPDFSSFLLQAQASKAKIIGLANAGGDTTNSIKQAAEFGIVKGGQKLAALLLFLTDVKAIGLETAQGLNFTETFYWDMDDKTRAFSKRFSEKMKNNAPPTMVQAGVYAGVRHYLKALEALGGNPHDGVKVVEKMKSMPTEDDLFGKGEIQPNGRTIHNAYLFEVKKPSESKGPWDFYKLVGTVPGDQAFTPLSESKCALLKK; from the coding sequence ATGAAGACCAGGTCGATTGCGTCATTGCTGCTGACCACCGCGCTCACCTTCGCCGCAACAGGCGTCGCGTTCGCGCAGGACAAGACCGTCAAGATCGGCGCGCTGTCCGATCAGTCGGGCCTCTACGCCGATCTCGGCGGTCCCGGCTCGACGCTCGCCGCGCAGATGGCCGTTGAAGATTCTGGTCTTGCGGCGAAGGGCTGGAAGATCGACATCATCTCCGGCGATCACCAGAACAAGCCCGACATCGGCACCGCGATCGCGCGGCAGTGGTTCGACGTCGACAAGGTCGACGTCATCGTCGACGTGCCGAATTCCGGCGTGGCGCTCGCGGTCAATAACGTCATCAAGGAAAAGAACGGCGTCTACATCAACTCTGGCGCAGCGACCTCGGACCTCACCAACGCACAGTGCTCGCCCAACACCGTGCACTGGACCTACGATACCTACATGCTGGCCCACACCACGGGCCAGGCGCTGGTGAAGGCCGGGGGCGACAGCTGGTTCTTCCTGACCGCGGACTACGCCTTCGGCGCGGCGCTCGAGCGCGACACCACCGCGGTGGTCACCGCCAACGGCGGCAAGGTCGTCGGCGGCGTCAAGCATCCGCTGAACACGCCGGACTTCTCGTCCTTCCTGCTGCAGGCGCAGGCCTCCAAGGCCAAGATCATCGGCCTTGCCAATGCCGGCGGCGACACCACCAACTCGATCAAGCAGGCGGCCGAATTCGGCATCGTCAAGGGCGGCCAGAAGCTCGCGGCGCTGCTGTTGTTCCTCACCGACGTCAAGGCGATCGGCCTCGAGACCGCGCAAGGCCTCAACTTCACCGAGACCTTCTACTGGGACATGGACGACAAGACCCGCGCCTTCTCCAAGAGGTTCTCGGAGAAGATGAAGAACAACGCTCCGCCGACCATGGTGCAGGCGGGCGTCTATGCGGGCGTGCGCCACTACCTCAAGGCCCTCGAAGCCCTCGGCGGCAATCCGCATGACGGAGTCAAGGTCGTCGAGAAGATGAAGTCGATGCCGACCGAGGACGATCTGTTCGGCAAGGGCGAGATCCAGCCCAACGGCCGCACCATCCACAACGCCTATCTGTTCGAGGTGAAGAAGCCCTCGGAGTCCAAGGGACCGTGGGACTTCTACAAGCTGGTTGGCACGGTGCCGGGCGACCAGGCCTTCACGCCGCTCTCCGAGAGCAAGTGCGCGCTGCTCAAGAAGTAA
- a CDS encoding ABC transporter ATP-binding protein has translation MPETAMAEAPAKAATGGNILQVRNLEAWYGESHILHGINFDVNAGEVVTLLGRNGAGKTTTLKSIMGIIGKRTGSVKFNNQDIIRATSDKIARMGIAFCPEERGIFSSLDVRENLLLPPVVRAGGLPLDQIFDLFPNLKERLNSQGTKLSGGEQQMLAIARILRTGASFLMLDEPTEGLAPVIIQQIGHTIARLKKEGFTILLVEQNFRFASTVADRYYVVEHGKIIDGFSNSELAANMDKLHTYLGV, from the coding sequence ATGCCTGAGACTGCGATGGCCGAAGCTCCCGCGAAGGCCGCCACCGGCGGCAACATCCTTCAGGTCCGCAACCTCGAGGCCTGGTACGGCGAGTCCCACATCCTGCACGGGATCAACTTCGACGTGAATGCAGGCGAGGTCGTCACCCTGCTCGGGCGCAATGGCGCCGGCAAGACCACCACGCTGAAGTCGATCATGGGCATCATCGGCAAGCGGACCGGCTCGGTGAAGTTCAACAACCAGGACATCATCCGCGCGACCTCCGACAAGATCGCCCGCATGGGCATCGCGTTCTGTCCGGAAGAGCGGGGGATCTTCTCCAGCCTCGACGTGCGCGAGAATTTGCTGCTGCCGCCGGTGGTCCGCGCGGGCGGACTGCCGCTCGATCAGATCTTCGATCTGTTCCCGAACCTGAAGGAACGGCTGAACAGCCAGGGCACCAAGCTGTCCGGCGGCGAGCAGCAGATGCTGGCGATCGCGCGCATCCTGCGCACCGGCGCGAGCTTCCTGATGCTGGACGAGCCGACCGAAGGTCTTGCGCCCGTCATCATCCAGCAGATCGGTCACACCATTGCGCGGCTCAAGAAGGAGGGCTTCACGATCCTCCTCGTCGAGCAGAACTTCCGCTTCGCTTCCACCGTCGCCGACCGCTACTACGTGGTCGAACACGGCAAGATCATTGACGGATTTTCCAATTCGGAGCTTGCCGCCAACATGGACAAGCTCCACACCTATCTCGGTGTCTAG
- a CDS encoding ABC transporter ATP-binding protein, whose protein sequence is MADEFILETEGLTKEFAGFFAVRDVALKVRRGSIHALIGPNGAGKTTCFNLLTKFLKPSAGKILYKGQDITAMAPADVARMGLVRSFQISAVFPHLTALENVRVALQRQHGSSFDFWRSKSVLNRFNDRARELLNDVGLSEFANTPAVEMPYGRKRALEIATTLALDPEMMLLDEPMAGMGHEDIDKIAALIKRISAKYTILMVEHNLSVVANLSDIITVLTRGQVLAQGHYAELTKDERVKEAYLGAGHA, encoded by the coding sequence TTGGCCGATGAGTTCATTCTCGAAACGGAAGGCTTGACCAAGGAGTTCGCGGGTTTCTTCGCCGTCCGCGACGTTGCGCTCAAAGTCCGCCGTGGGAGCATTCACGCGCTGATCGGCCCGAACGGTGCCGGCAAGACGACGTGCTTCAATCTTTTGACCAAGTTCCTGAAACCGTCTGCCGGGAAAATCCTGTACAAGGGCCAGGACATCACCGCGATGGCGCCGGCCGACGTGGCCCGCATGGGTCTCGTTCGTTCGTTCCAGATCTCGGCGGTGTTTCCGCATCTCACCGCGCTGGAAAACGTCCGTGTCGCGCTCCAGCGCCAGCACGGCTCCTCGTTCGACTTCTGGCGCTCGAAGTCCGTGCTCAACCGCTTCAACGATCGCGCACGCGAGCTGTTGAACGATGTCGGCCTCAGCGAGTTTGCCAACACGCCCGCGGTCGAGATGCCCTACGGGCGCAAGCGCGCACTTGAGATCGCAACCACGCTCGCGCTCGACCCTGAGATGATGCTGCTGGACGAGCCGATGGCCGGCATGGGCCACGAGGACATCGACAAAATCGCGGCGCTGATCAAGCGCATCTCCGCGAAATACACCATCCTGATGGTCGAGCATAATTTGAGCGTCGTCGCCAATCTCTCCGACATCATCACCGTGCTGACGCGCGGGCAGGTGCTGGCGCAGGGGCATTACGCAGAGCTCACCAAAGACGAGCGCGTCAAGGAAGCCTATCTGGGAGCCGGTCATGCCTGA
- a CDS encoding ArsC family reductase, whose protein sequence is MPNIIYGIKNCDTMKKARAWLDTHGVAYEFHDYKAAGVEKDKLKQWSDKVGWETLLNRAGTTFKKLLDADKEGLTEKKALALMLAQPSMIKRPVLEIGGKLLVGFKPDIYAKDVKTK, encoded by the coding sequence TTGCCCAACATCATCTACGGCATCAAGAACTGCGACACCATGAAGAAGGCGCGCGCCTGGCTCGACACCCATGGCGTCGCGTATGAATTCCACGACTACAAGGCGGCGGGCGTCGAGAAGGACAAGCTCAAGCAGTGGAGCGACAAGGTCGGCTGGGAGACGCTGCTCAATCGCGCCGGCACGACTTTCAAGAAGTTGCTCGATGCCGACAAGGAAGGTCTCACCGAGAAGAAGGCGCTGGCGTTGATGCTGGCGCAACCATCGATGATCAAGCGACCGGTGCTGGAGATCGGCGGCAAGCTGCTGGTCGGCTTCAAGCCGGATATCTATGCCAAGGACGTCAAGACCAAATAG
- a CDS encoding tRNA-binding protein, with the protein MHVTHDPAAAASPTIDFNAFLAVDIRVGTIVDAKPFPEARKPAFRLWIDFGPVIGVRKSSAQITENHPLETLVGQQVAAVVNFPPRQIGPVVSEVLTLGFPDADGKVVLVQPSKPVPNGGRLF; encoded by the coding sequence ATGCACGTCACCCACGATCCCGCAGCCGCGGCCTCGCCGACCATCGACTTCAACGCCTTCCTCGCGGTCGACATCCGTGTCGGCACCATCGTCGACGCAAAGCCGTTCCCGGAGGCGCGCAAGCCGGCCTTTCGGCTGTGGATCGATTTCGGACCTGTGATTGGCGTGCGCAAGAGTTCGGCACAGATCACCGAAAACCACCCGCTCGAGACGCTGGTCGGACAACAGGTCGCAGCCGTCGTCAATTTCCCGCCGCGCCAGATCGGGCCGGTCGTCTCCGAAGTGCTGACGCTCGGCTTCCCTGATGCCGACGGCAAGGTGGTGCTGGTGCAGCCGAGCAAGCCGGTGCCGAACGGCGGGCGGCTGTTCTAG
- a CDS encoding TetR/AcrR family transcriptional regulator: MPKISDKQREGRRQQILEAALACFAEDGFHQTGMADIVKRSGLSHGAVYLYFQSKDDLIEALADDRHRREAVLNSVAQGSGDPIEGLQALVRVYAQWLTDPAGEARRRVGIHGWAEALRNRRVRTSVVEGIDMPRALIVALVERGQHDGLIKRDLGADAIARVLIAIFQGFVLQKCWGEDFDVEACMAAVGGVIDGFRTTKPDVKRRTRT; this comes from the coding sequence ATGCCCAAGATCAGCGACAAGCAGCGCGAAGGCCGGCGGCAGCAGATTCTGGAAGCCGCGCTCGCCTGCTTCGCCGAGGACGGTTTCCACCAGACCGGCATGGCCGACATCGTGAAGCGGTCGGGGCTGAGCCACGGCGCGGTCTACCTCTACTTCCAGAGCAAGGACGATCTGATCGAGGCGCTCGCCGACGACCGGCATCGCCGCGAGGCCGTGCTCAACTCGGTCGCGCAAGGATCGGGCGATCCGATCGAAGGCCTGCAGGCGCTGGTCCGCGTCTACGCGCAATGGCTCACCGACCCTGCCGGTGAAGCGCGGCGACGCGTCGGCATCCATGGCTGGGCCGAAGCGCTGCGCAACCGCCGCGTCCGCACCAGCGTCGTCGAAGGCATCGACATGCCGCGTGCCCTGATCGTGGCACTGGTCGAACGCGGCCAGCACGACGGGCTGATCAAGCGCGACCTCGGCGCCGATGCGATCGCGCGTGTGCTGATCGCGATCTTCCAGGGTTTTGTGCTGCAGAAGTGCTGGGGCGAGGATTTTGACGTCGAGGCCTGCATGGCGGCCGTCGGTGGCGTGATCGATGGCTTCCGCACGACGAAGCCGGACGTCAAGCGACGAACCAGGACATGA